CAAATTCTGTTAGACATTATATGGGACACAAGTCAGtacaataagacaagaaaaagaagctaAAGTCTACAGATCAGAAAGGGAACTGTCTTCATTTGTAAGTGACATGTTTGTGTACATAGTAAATCCTaaggaatctaaaagaaaagaactgttagAACTAGTAAGTGAATTTAGCAAGTTGGTCATATTTTAGACCAAATTTGGGAAAATTTTGGTCTGAACTTCTACAgttttttttcctgctatattctcaattatattttaaatcatttcatcCTACCCTCTAATTCACTaaggatttaaaaaattctttcagtTTGAGTAATTTCTATTAGTCTGACTTCCAGTTTACTGATTCTTTATTCCCTTATATTTGTTATTAAACCCATCCAGTGAATCTTACATTTCAGGtattgttttttttccatttgcatttccttatcTGTCCTGAATATTACATCTCTTCTCccatattttcatcttttcttataGATTTGTAAACATATTTATCTATTtagctattttaaatttattctaattTCAACAATAGGGTCTGACTGGCTGTTATTCtccattttcctgtttcttctcagGAAAACTTTAGGTAACATGTTGTGAAGATGTTgggtcctttttcttcttctgagaaTTGATGACTTTTaatcttatcagttcagttcaattgctcagtcatgtccaactctttgcgaacccatggaccgtagcacgccaggcttccctgtccatcaccaactgccagagcttgctcaaactcatgtcccttgagttggtgatgccatccaaacatctcatcctctgtcgtccccttctcctcctgccttgaatctttcccagcatcagggtcttttctacggtgtcagttcttcacatcaggtggccaaagtattggaacttcagcatcagtccttccaatgaatattcaggacctttacgattgactgctttgatctccttggtgtccaagggactctcaagagtcttctccaacaccacagttcaaaagcatcaattctttggcactctgctttctttatggtccaactctcacatctatacatgactcctgggaaaaccatagctttgattagacaggcctttatcagcaaagtaatgtctctgctttttaatatgctgtttaaattggtcatagcttttcttctaaggagcaagcatattttaatttcatggctgcagtcaacataagcagtgattttggagcccaagaaaataaagtctgtcactgcttccattgtttccctatctatttgccatgaagaggggaccagatgccatgatcatagttttctgaatgttgagttttaagccaactttttcactcctctttcactttcatcaagaggttctttagttcttctttgcttcctgccataagggtggtgtcatctgcatatctgaggttattgatatttctcccagcaatcttgattccagcttgtgcttcatccagtcctaCATtcacataatgtattctgcatataagttaaataagcaaggtaacaatatacagtcttgatgtactcctttcccaatttggaagcagtccattgttccatgtctgtttctaactgttgcttcatgacctgcatacagatttctcaataggcaggttaGTGGTCTGGCATtaccgtctctttaagaattttcccatccacacagtcaaaggctttagcatagtcaaggaagcagatgtttttctggaattcacttgctttttctgtgaaccAACTTATGTTGACAATtttacctctggttcctctgccttttctaaatccagattgaacatctggaggctcttggttcatgtactgttgaagcctcacttggagaattttgagcattactttgctagtgtgtgagataagtgcagttgtgtggtagtttgaaaattctttggcattgcctttctttgggattggaatgaaatctgatcttttccagtcctgtggccactgctgagatttccaaatttgctggcatattaagtgcagcacttcacagcctcatcttttaggatttgaaatagcttagctggaattccatcacctccactaactttgtccatagtgatgcttcctgagacccacttgattttgcattccaggtagtctggctctaggtgagtgatcacaccattgtggttatctgggtcatgaagatcatttttgtatagttcttctgtgtattcttaccacctcttcttaatatcctctgatttttttaggtccataccatttctgtccttgactGTGccttcatctttgcatgaaatgttcccttggtatctctagttaaGTTACTGGAGGCTCACATGAATTATTTTGTTAGGTTGCTTTTAAGttgtttgaaaagtgaaagttactcagtcatgttggactctttgtgcccccatggactatacagtccatggaattctccaggccagaatactggagtgggtagccattgctttctccaggggatcttcccagcccagggatcaaacccaggtcttcccattataaagtgaaagtgaagtcactcagtcctgtccgactcgttgcgaccccatggactgtagcccaccaggctcctccatccatggaattttctaggcaagagtactggagtgggttgccatttccttccccattataGGCtggttctttatcagctgagccaccagggaagccctttaagtgTTTAGGTtatgtttatttccatttcagTTTTGCCTTTAGTTTTATGTTATTGCTCTAAGTCCTCAGATGCAGCCTTTATTCCTAATACATGGCCATTATGGGATTTCAATAGAAAAACTGAAGGTTTTTATCAGATTCTTCTAACCTGGCACAGGACTggaattattaataaaaactatttttgtaGAGTTGAGTTAACTGCTGAAATCTTTGCTTAATTCTTAAGAGTGTTCCAGCTATCTTTTCCCTTTATGCTCCTTGCAGTCTTACCCTGTGGAAATGAAGTTAACCAAGGTTTTGTGGAGGGGTTTATGCTAATGTTGGGGCTTTCCTTCtatactttcttctttcttggatTCTGTCCTCAGTTTACAGCCACTCTGGTACTCCTGAACTCTGATGTCCGATTTTTCTGCACATGATGACTCCTCCTTTCTATTTCTACTTGAGATCTGTCCCCTGTGTGCTGCATGAACTGCCAAAATACACAGTGGAAGACCTGGATAAATGTAGATCTTAATGCaataggatttctttctttcaaagtttGTATCCATTCCGGTTTCTGCCTGCTTTTGATCATTCTTCAGTGCCTTCAAGGAAGTCACTCTTTTATAATTAGTCCATAGTTATCACTGTTATCAGTTGGCAGGTCCTTTTGATACAGACTTCTTTGCTGTTACCAGAATCTGAATGTTTAAatcagcagttctcaaactttttagTCATAGAACTTATTTATACTCTTAAGAATTAAAAACTTTGTGCATGTTTATATACccaattcaaaattaaaacaaaattttaaaatattcatttatttcattttaaaagaacaatataaaaataataaactaatattgacataaaaatcatatttttttattaaaaaaaaaaaaaacttttccaaaagaaaaaaatgagcaaaggggCATTGTTAGATGATTGAAGTTTATTTAATATCTTACTGAGCAGAAGATAGCTGATTTTCACATCTGATTCTACATTTAGTCTGTTGCAGTatgttattttaattgaaatatgtgGAGAAAATCTTCCTTCATGCATTTATGTCATTTGACAGAGaaattttcaaaagctttttagaTTGTCATGGGTATTCTAAACTAATACTACACCCAAGCTTAATTGGTAGTTCCTAAACAGTACCATTTAACAACTGGTTATTTCTAAACAGTTAGTTGCAATATAAAATCTGAAATTATAACAATGAATTTTGGTGTagactgccatctgtggggtcacacagagtcggacacgactgaagtgacttagcaatagcaatagcaattaCATGAAATCCAGTGGCCCATGCATTGTTTTGAAATACTGTATATTGGTCATTTGGAAAGTAACGGTTCACTAGTATATACAGGTCTGCCAAATTTTTACATGTTTCcatataccatattttaaaaaaaccccaaacccacATGTGTTAGTATTACCAGCAATTTCATTATAAAAGTCTTTTAAGTATTGGTAAATTGACAAGCATACCGTAGGAAATACAAGCTTTCCTACATAATGACTTATACTTAAAAGCTTAAACTTTATTATAGGTAACAAGTATTGGCAGATGTTTTCTTTGAATTGTTCAAGAAAATGTCTACCAGATACCCACAACTGAATAATAGTCAGTGTTTTTTCAAGTAAAACTGCTGTTCCACAAATTGTAGATATTCAGTTCTCAACTCAATTATACCAGCACTTTTCCTCACAAAATATGATTGGCGCTTGAACAATACACATTTGAACTGTGCAGATCCACTTATATGCAACTTTTCTCAACAGCAAATACTATACAACTACAGGGTCCACAGTTGGTGAATCCACAGATGTGGAACTGTGGGTTTGGAGGAACTGAGGACCAGCTATAAGTTATAGGCAGATTTTTGACCAGGCAGAGGGTTGGTACCCTTAACTCACATAGAACATTGAAAATATATGTTCTCAAGGGTGGAGATCtgataaattaataaaactagtgaagctttttttttccttgtgtgtgGTAGTTAGAAATGCAGTGTTTCCTATTGTAGATTGGTGCCAGTGCTTTGATATACGTTAATGTGCCAGCATTTTACCCACTGtatcaatcattttaaaattttctatattttatgatGTTTTGACATCTTTAGGGAGCCTACTAGCTAAGGAGAGATTTTCCTCCCAGAGCTAGCCAATTCCTAGAGATAGTAAACAAACAACTTGTTGGTGAGCCAACTTTTCATATACAAATCAACCAGTTGCAATTCCATATCCTCAACTACTTCCTTTATCTAACTCCCAGACACAAAGCCAATATTTTCCCTGCCCTGAGTCACCAGGACCAGGTATCAGACAACTGGAGATCACCTCTATATCCCATGACATGCTAACACTATTCAAACTAACTGACCCTAAGCTGTTTGCCCTGCCTTGCCTTTCCATGGAAGTAAGCCCCAGTAAAGGCTCTGGTGTAGACTTTCCCCTTGCTTCTTTCTGCTTCCTGACCAAACCTGGTGCTTCCCCATGTGGTCCTGCATGGCATGGCATAGGTCCTCCTCTCAGGAATGGTAAtaggaaattttcttttaacaACATTAGCATCTCTGTGTCATCACTCCATCACCTCTATAAATTAAAATTCCATGAGACACCCACTATTGCTTTTGTCATTAGTGTAAATAAGAACATAgtttaaaatactattatttttgttaatcATGAAGTGTTCTTATATTATTACTTCTttgccacactgtgcagcatgctggatcttaattccccaaccagggaaattgcactcatttcccctgcattaggagcacagagtcttaaccactggaccaccagggaagtctcagtgaAATGTTATTATTAACAAAAATAGTTTTGACTTTGTAGACCTCCCATAAGAATCTCTTGGAAACTGTTGGTATAGGCCTTTCTtgttttttgtctctttctttaacatttcagctctttatctttgttcttttattataGTCTTCTATTTATAGGCATTcataaatctaaaatataaaagggTAATCATTGCTAATATTTATCTTCCTCTtagtcttccttttctttccttcctttccccttctaCTTGTTTCCTGCACTTAGTCTCACATCCCATTCTTACTGTGAGACCTACTATCAGATTTCAAAATCCATATGCCTCGGACTAAAGTGATAATTTCAGTATCACTTCATTTCAATACATTTCTTCCCAATAAATCTCCATGTTTCATAACATAGTGCTCAGATGCCTGATATGTACCCACCTTGACTGGGGTGAAAAATGTATCCTGTGTCCCTGAGTGCCTTTTTCATCTTGCTCACTTTTCTTccctctgaaaaaataaatatttgttgaataaatagattttatttcagtAGGCTCTCATCCGTATCCTTAAAGGATCTTTCTTCATCCTCAGTTCTTATCTTTATAACAGCCACATAAGCTATAATAATGTGATCCATTCTCAAGTTGTGATATCCTTGTTTTATGTGAATGGCTTTCAAATAGCCATTTTCAGCACATTTCTCCCACTTGGACTGTACTGGTATATTTTAATCTGCCTACAGCAATACAGTGATCACATGTCTCATCCTttcagttattgatattttagaaataatatatagTCATTAACTTCATCTTATCTTTGTTTCTATATCCTTTTATTACTGTAGTTAGCTTCTTATATCAGGTTGATTTCATCAtctctgctatattttaaaaattagctttcaACAATTTGTGTTTATTTCACTCCATGAAAATATCTTTACATCCTATCATATTCTCATTTGCCACTGACATCTTCCAAAGTAAAAACCATGTTATTTCAGGTGTGGACTGCTGTAGTTACTATTTGgatttgctgtgattttttttctagttctttcagttttctttcagtCAATATGCAAAAAAAGATATCCCCttattatatgaaatttaaatcccttttttttaaaggggTGACAATAGTATCCCATCTGTTCATTCCACATGTATTTCCTTTTTGACTGAGAACTCCTGCTTATCTCTGTTCTTGTCTCCCAAATGTACACCTGGACCTTTCATTATGTGACAGCTGCTGTATACTTATAGCAATACTTGGAAAGTCAACCAACTACAAAATAAGAGAGTAAAACAGTACACACAAAGGCATCCTTATTTCTGATACCAACTGTAAATTTAGGAATCCCAAGATTTGGGTCAATAGTTTGCTATAAGGACTTACAAAACTTACCGAAAGCTGTAGTACTCACAGTTATGGTTTgtaagagaaaaatgcaaattaaaatcagccAAGGGGAGGAGCGCATAGAGCAGATCCAGGAAAGTACCAAACACAGAGCTTCTAGTTGTCTTCTCTCTGTGGAATCAGGGACAGCGTTACTTCCCTGTGACAGTTCTTATAGAATATTGCCAGCCAGGGAAGCTTCACGCAAGCCTAGAGTCCAGAGTTGGTTATATCAGGGCCTCCGTCACATAGGATGCCTGACTGCCCATGTGGCTGATCTAAGTTTCCATCCCTGTAAGAGATTGAACTAATATTCTGTGACCCAAACCCCTACTTAAATCACATTGTTGGTGTGACTCAAAGAACTCCCCCAACCTAAATCACATTTTTACTTTCTAGCTGGCCAAAGGTTCCCAGGCAAATAAATACTCCTCTAAGACATGACATTCCAAGGATTTAGAGATTACCTCCCAGAAGACGAAGACAAATGTCAAGACTTCTCTTTGAATAAGAATTATATTCTTTCCCACACAATACTACATATCCTTGAGTTAAAAGATCAAATTTTACTTCCACGTGAAATGTTCCTTGCTGACTCCAGAGCATGTCAGCTCCTGTTTTTCTACATTCACGTTATACTTAGTGTCTGTAACACACAAACAGAACCATCCCCTGATATGATCTAGTAATTTGGTACCTGATTCAACATTGTTTTATCTGAGGCCTCTTTTCCATCTGATTAACAATTCCCTCAAAATAAGGTCCTCTCTTTTACTTTTCCTTACTGTAGCTTGTAAGAGAGGCTAGACATTCAGTAGTTACCTGATTGATGGCCTATGATAGTATGCAAGGAAATTATCTTTTTCATCCATTCAGAAATCATTTAAACGGTAAGTTCTTTCTATATATACATGCCAGGATGGTCATATCCCTTCACCACTCTTAAGTGTGTTAATGTATACTCAGAAGATTTCAAAGAAGATAGTTAATAAAATATTGACTTCAAAGAACATAAGTTTTAGTTGGGAAGGCATTATTATCAAATTGagcattttacatataatattaaaatagcaaCAAATCTTGTTGAAAGATTATTTGAAATGGATGGTTCAGactataaaattatatactaATTTCAGAGAAATTAGACATTGAAGAGTAGAGAGAATATGTGAAGGCTTTTGGGATAAATTGGATAGTAGAATGTCCCTGGAGGAGGTTGAAGTTGTCAGGAAGGCAGTATAATTCCGATTACTAATACAGATTAGTTTTGTGTGTCCTAGAACTACACATAAATGAAATATGTACTCTTTTGCATGAAGCTTTATATCTAAAAAATGTTTGATATTCATCTCTTTTGTCATTATGTTTCcgttggttttttcctttttattgctgaatagtactCCATTATATACATTTCATtgtaatattctgttttataaatacatgATCCTACCACCCATATATGGTGGAGCAATTTTAAAGATAGATACGGTATCACTTGTTTACATTTTCATGACTAGTTTGATGAGATAAAAAGGCTATTGTAAATAAGATGCATGTCATAAGTAAGATGAATCCATATTTAAAATTGCCGCATCAGATATGGGTGGTAGTAAGGTAAAATAGTAAGATATAGCCAAgaagttttaagaaaaataataggtCCAACAGTgccatacacatatattcaagaattcagtctttcacagcTCCAGTAGGGAATAGCAGAGTCCCAGagggtgctcgtggtaaagaacctgcctgccaatacagaagacgtaagagacgtgggttcagtctctgggtcagggagatccccaggagaagggcacagcaccccattccagtatccttgcctggagaattccatggacagagaagcctggcaggctgtgctccatagggtcacaaagagctgaacacaattggagcaacttagcacatatgcactgCATTGGGAGGAAAACTTGAACTCATCCTTCCCTaaagctgaaaaaataatttagcaaattgaaaaaaggaaaagttataaTTGATGGTCAAGAGAATTTAGTTATTGATCATCTCTGGAAGAATAAATTGATGGTAGCAGCAATCAGAATACAACAGCGATTATATTCATGTTGCAAATATCCTTTTCCTCTGGTTTATTTTATAATTCCTAAGGGAATTATGTTTCTCCAATACCCCTTTCAAGGATAACAATTACAGTTATGTGGAGAGTTAGGGTCAAGACTATAGACTAGTGTGTCTGTTAGCCCTAGgaaatgagtgactgaaaaagTTCATTTGCCATGGATGGGCTCAATACAAGTGAGGAAGAAACAAATGCAAGTATTTTATAACACGTATTTAGTCATTAGGgaataaatatatagtttttcaTCATCACCTGAACATTTTCACTACTTACTGTTAGTACCCTTGATAGGCTAACTCCATTATCTCTGAATCTTCCTGTTCCAAGAACAGTCCTGCTTTCACTATCCTTTGTCTTCTGCTTACTTGCCCTTTTGTTTATCATACCTGCTCAGTGTAGCTTATATTTACAACATCCCCAAGATATGTGTTGTTTGCTTATGGTAGTTTTTCCTCATTTTAACAGTGTAGCAGGGTTTGTGTTTGTTACATACATTTGCCCTCCCAGAGGTAATTTATTTTGGCCTTTCTGTAGACTAAAGTAGTGTGATAGACAGGCGCACCATGGATTGTTTGTATTATTTATCTTATCCATAATGTTTACATGGAGGCTTACTATTGTTAATTGTATTTTTTCTAGAAGAAGATTGGAAAGCTGAAGATGTTTTAGTGAAATTCAAAGAATACCAAGACAGGCATTCTAGGTCAATTATATCCATCAACCACAAAAGACTAATAAAAGAGAGAAGTAACATTTGGGGAAAAACATTTACTATCGACAAGAACCATATTATTTCAAAAACAACACTACGTGAATATAAACctgatggaaaatttttaaaaaatatttcagaattagtCATTAGAAATATAAGTCCTGTAAGAGAGAAGTTTGGTGAGAGTAATGGATGGGAGAAATCACTCCTTAACACTAAACATGAGAAAATTCATGCAGCAGTGAATCTCTGTAAACAAACAGAAAGGAGTCTGAGTGGTAAACAAGAGCTTATTCAACATCGGAAGGTTCAAACTCCACAGCAATCATTTGAACATAATGAATGTGAAAAACCCTTCCTTATGAAAGGAATGTTATTTACGCATACCAGAGCTCACAGAGGAGAAAAACCCTGTGAATACAATAAAGATGGCACAGCCTTCATTGAAAAGTCAAATCTCAATGTCCACCAACAAAATATTATGGAGAAGAAGCCCCACTCATACAGCAAATATGGGAAATTCCTCTGTAGGAAGTCCATTTTTATCATGCATCAGAGATCTCAAACAGAAGAGAAACCCTTTCATTGTCCTTACTGTGGGAATAACTTTAGAAGGAAGTCGTACCTCATTGAACATCAACGAATTCACACAGGTGAGAAACCTTATGTTTGCAGTCAATGTGGAAAAGCCTTCCGTCAAAAGACAGCCCTTACTCTTCATGAGAAAACACACTTAGAGGGGAAACCCTACGTTTGTATGGATTGTGGGAAGTCCTTCCGCCAAAAGGCAACCCTTACTAGACATCACAAAACACATACAGGGGAGAAGGCCTATGAATGTACTCAGTGTGGAAGTGCTTTTAGAAAGAAGTCATACCTCATTGATCATCAGAgaacacacacaggggagaaacCATAtcaatgtaatgaatgtgggaagGCATTTATCCAGAAGACAACCCTCACTGTACATCAGAggactcacacaggagagaaaccctataTTTGCAATGAATGTGGGAAGTCCTTCTGCCAAAAGACAACTCTCACTCTCCATCAAAGAATTCACACAGGGGAGAAACCGTATATTTGTAATGAATGTGGGAAGTCCTTCCGCCAGAAGGCAATCCTCACTGTTCATCAGAGAATACATACAGGAGAGAAATCCAATGGATGTCCTCAGTGTGGGAAAGCCTTTAGTAGGAAATCTAACCTCATTCGCCACCAGAAAACTCACACGGGAGAGAAACCATatgaatgtaaagaatgtgggaaGTTCTTCAGTTGTAAGTCAAACCTCATTGTCCATCAGAAAACTCACAAGATAGAAACTGTGAGAATTCACTAGAACGTGACTTTTCtggtgaaaatttttaaagtcatagTAAACCCTGTACATGAGGTTGCTTGTAAGTGTGATAATATTAAACAGTTTAAAGTACTGTAGCATATTTACCTACTATTTGCTAGCTcacaaaacacataaaaagaatttatgagataaattaaatgata
The nucleotide sequence above comes from Bos indicus x Bos taurus breed Angus x Brahman F1 hybrid chromosome 18, Bos_hybrid_MaternalHap_v2.0, whole genome shotgun sequence. Encoded proteins:
- the ZNF382 gene encoding zinc finger protein 382 isoform X2, producing the protein MNWSMPLQGSVSFKDVTVDFTQEEWQQLDPAQKALYRDVMLENYCHLISVGFHMTKPDMIRKLEQGKELWTTEKFFQSQSYLEEDWKAEDVLVKFKEYQDRHSRSIISINHKRLIKERSNIWGKTFTIDKNHIISKTTLREYKPDGKFLKNISELVIRNISPVREKFGESNGWEKSLLNTKHEKIHAAVNLCKQTERSLSGKQELIQHRKVQTPQQSFEHNECEKPFLMKGMLFTHTRAHRGEKPCEYNKDGTAFIEKSNLNVHQQNIMEKKPHSYSKYGKFLCRKSIFIMHQRSQTEEKPFHCPYCGNNFRRKSYLIEHQRIHTGEKPYVCSQCGKAFRQKTALTLHEKTHLEGKPYVCMDCGKSFRQKATLTRHHKTHTGEKAYECTQCGSAFRKKSYLIDHQRTHTGEKPYQCNECGKAFIQKTTLTVHQRTHTGEKPYICNECGKSFCQKTTLTLHQRIHTGEKPYICNECGKSFRQKAILTVHQRIHTGEKSNGCPQCGKAFSRKSNLIRHQKTHTGEKPYECKECGKFFSCKSNLIVHQKTHKIETVRIH
- the ZNF382 gene encoding zinc finger protein 382 isoform X1, which codes for MGSLGGKPGVHTEPVIMRTEPEPGPWTLPFSKEEHKREGSSTNIKAMLQGSVSFKDVTVDFTQEEWQQLDPAQKALYRDVMLENYCHLISVGFHMTKPDMIRKLEQGKELWTTEKFFQSQSYLEEDWKAEDVLVKFKEYQDRHSRSIISINHKRLIKERSNIWGKTFTIDKNHIISKTTLREYKPDGKFLKNISELVIRNISPVREKFGESNGWEKSLLNTKHEKIHAAVNLCKQTERSLSGKQELIQHRKVQTPQQSFEHNECEKPFLMKGMLFTHTRAHRGEKPCEYNKDGTAFIEKSNLNVHQQNIMEKKPHSYSKYGKFLCRKSIFIMHQRSQTEEKPFHCPYCGNNFRRKSYLIEHQRIHTGEKPYVCSQCGKAFRQKTALTLHEKTHLEGKPYVCMDCGKSFRQKATLTRHHKTHTGEKAYECTQCGSAFRKKSYLIDHQRTHTGEKPYQCNECGKAFIQKTTLTVHQRTHTGEKPYICNECGKSFCQKTTLTLHQRIHTGEKPYICNECGKSFRQKAILTVHQRIHTGEKSNGCPQCGKAFSRKSNLIRHQKTHTGEKPYECKECGKFFSCKSNLIVHQKTHKIETVRIH
- the ZNF382 gene encoding zinc finger protein 382 isoform X3, producing the protein MLQGSVSFKDVTVDFTQEEWQQLDPAQKALYRDVMLENYCHLISVGFHMTKPDMIRKLEQGKELWTTEKFFQSQSYLEEDWKAEDVLVKFKEYQDRHSRSIISINHKRLIKERSNIWGKTFTIDKNHIISKTTLREYKPDGKFLKNISELVIRNISPVREKFGESNGWEKSLLNTKHEKIHAAVNLCKQTERSLSGKQELIQHRKVQTPQQSFEHNECEKPFLMKGMLFTHTRAHRGEKPCEYNKDGTAFIEKSNLNVHQQNIMEKKPHSYSKYGKFLCRKSIFIMHQRSQTEEKPFHCPYCGNNFRRKSYLIEHQRIHTGEKPYVCSQCGKAFRQKTALTLHEKTHLEGKPYVCMDCGKSFRQKATLTRHHKTHTGEKAYECTQCGSAFRKKSYLIDHQRTHTGEKPYQCNECGKAFIQKTTLTVHQRTHTGEKPYICNECGKSFCQKTTLTLHQRIHTGEKPYICNECGKSFRQKAILTVHQRIHTGEKSNGCPQCGKAFSRKSNLIRHQKTHTGEKPYECKECGKFFSCKSNLIVHQKTHKIETVRIH